Proteins found in one Spirochaetota bacterium genomic segment:
- a CDS encoding FAD-linked oxidase C-terminal domain-containing protein, whose product MKRLNEKARTLLAKAIGAANVIVEDEILDRYARDETSDLEHAPDILVRVSSAVEASRVLRICNDLGVPVTPRGAGTGVTGGAVPVAGGVVLSLERMNRILEIDERNMTALVEPGVITGDLQRAASERGLMYPPDPASLDSCSIGGNVAEGAGGPRAVKYGTTKDYVLGLEFVLPDGGIINTGGKFVKNATGFNLCGLLTGSEGTLAVITKILLRLIPAAPFTMDLLLPYDTLEAAVDDVYAIIARRVVPAALEFMEEDAIRITARHLGVDMPFPDARAHLLVQLDGTSEEEVRNQVATIAGSVSVPEERIIAAESRAQSERIWKARRTIREAITAESPVFLAEDTVVPRSEIPVFLKKVKEFLNGRGLRSVMFGHAGDGNVHIDVLMGAMSRTEWDGLLPVLKKNIYATALAHGGTITGEHGIGYTRREYLGLALGDDEIALLKRIKTAFDPRGILNPRKIFGD is encoded by the coding sequence ATGAAAAGGCTGAACGAAAAAGCGCGCACGCTGCTCGCGAAAGCGATCGGAGCGGCGAACGTAATCGTGGAGGACGAGATCCTCGACCGGTATGCGCGTGACGAGACCTCCGACCTCGAACACGCCCCCGACATCCTCGTGCGCGTGTCCTCTGCCGTGGAGGCGAGCCGCGTGCTCAGAATATGCAACGATCTCGGCGTCCCGGTTACCCCGCGCGGGGCGGGGACGGGCGTAACCGGCGGTGCGGTCCCGGTTGCGGGCGGCGTGGTGCTCTCGCTCGAGCGGATGAACAGGATACTCGAGATCGACGAGCGCAACATGACGGCGCTTGTCGAGCCCGGCGTCATCACGGGCGACCTCCAGCGCGCGGCGAGCGAGCGGGGTCTCATGTATCCCCCGGACCCGGCAAGCCTTGATTCCTGCTCGATCGGCGGTAATGTCGCCGAGGGCGCCGGGGGGCCGCGCGCGGTCAAGTACGGCACCACGAAGGACTATGTCCTCGGCCTTGAATTCGTACTTCCCGACGGCGGCATCATCAACACCGGCGGCAAGTTCGTAAAAAACGCCACGGGCTTCAACCTGTGCGGTCTCCTCACCGGTTCCGAGGGCACGCTCGCCGTCATCACGAAAATTCTTCTGCGCCTCATTCCGGCGGCGCCCTTTACCATGGACCTCCTCCTTCCTTACGACACCCTCGAAGCGGCCGTGGATGATGTATACGCCATCATCGCGCGAAGGGTAGTTCCCGCCGCGCTCGAGTTCATGGAAGAGGACGCCATACGCATTACCGCGCGTCATCTCGGAGTGGACATGCCCTTTCCGGACGCGCGGGCGCACCTGCTGGTACAGTTGGATGGGACCTCCGAAGAGGAGGTGCGCAACCAGGTCGCCACAATCGCCGGCAGCGTGAGCGTCCCCGAAGAGCGGATCATCGCCGCCGAAAGCCGCGCCCAGAGCGAACGGATATGGAAGGCGAGGCGCACGATACGCGAGGCGATCACCGCGGAAAGCCCCGTCTTCCTGGCGGAAGACACGGTGGTGCCGCGCTCGGAGATCCCCGTCTTTTTAAAGAAGGTGAAGGAATTCCTTAACGGCAGAGGGCTGCGCTCGGTGATGTTCGGGCACGCCGGCGATGGGAATGTGCACATCGATGTGCTCATGGGCGCCATGTCCCGCACGGAATGGGACGGCCTGTTGCCCGTGTTGAAGAAGAACATCTATGCGACAGCGCTCGCGCACGGCGGAACCATCACCGGCGAACACGGAATCGGTTACACGCGCAGGGAGTATCTTGGCCTCGCACTCGGCGATGATGAGATCGCCCTGCTGAAAAGGATCAAGACCGCGTTCGATCCCCGCGGCATACTCAATCCGCGTAAAATTTTCGGGGACTGA